In Rhodococcus rhodochrous, a single genomic region encodes these proteins:
- a CDS encoding MBL fold metallo-hydrolase, which translates to MSRRSFEFGRIRTAAVVVSGVLALALTGCSSGESAAQETPAAQETTASDGSPTDSAHPASEAPAEGEMRVTLLGTGSPVPSTERYGMSTLVQANGLNLVFDAGRGATVRLTQAGVPVGQVDAVFLTHFHSDHINGLSDLWMSSYVPALGGREGAFQLYGPVGVRNIGDGMQSTYRNDIDVRVADKEVDPATTPIESHEFAEDGVVFDQDGVTVTMFTVEHDPVGAIQPAVGYRVDYAGKSVLISGDTVPTENVLKFGEGVDVLVHEVADFEDPTALPSVYAHHTNPQQAGDIFEQTQPKMAVYSHIVNGIPGRVPGISEETLIERTRENYDGPLTVGTDLMTFLITDDEVQVDN; encoded by the coding sequence GTGTCACGACGCTCATTCGAATTCGGCCGGATCCGCACGGCGGCAGTAGTGGTGTCGGGTGTTCTCGCGCTCGCACTCACGGGCTGCAGCTCCGGTGAATCTGCAGCTCAGGAGACACCCGCAGCCCAGGAAACGACGGCGTCGGATGGTTCGCCCACGGACTCCGCTCACCCGGCCTCCGAAGCTCCCGCCGAGGGCGAGATGCGTGTGACGCTGCTCGGCACGGGCAGCCCGGTGCCGAGCACCGAGCGCTACGGCATGTCCACGCTGGTCCAGGCCAACGGCTTGAACCTCGTCTTCGATGCGGGACGCGGAGCCACGGTGCGCCTCACGCAGGCCGGCGTGCCGGTCGGTCAGGTCGATGCCGTCTTCCTCACCCACTTCCATTCCGACCACATCAACGGTCTGTCCGACCTCTGGATGAGCAGCTACGTCCCGGCGCTCGGTGGGCGCGAGGGCGCCTTCCAGCTCTACGGACCCGTCGGCGTCCGGAACATCGGCGACGGAATGCAGAGCACCTACCGCAACGACATCGACGTGCGCGTCGCGGACAAGGAAGTCGATCCCGCGACCACGCCGATCGAATCGCACGAGTTCGCGGAAGACGGCGTCGTCTTCGATCAGGACGGCGTCACCGTCACGATGTTCACCGTGGAGCACGATCCGGTCGGTGCCATCCAGCCGGCGGTCGGTTATCGAGTCGACTACGCGGGCAAGTCGGTGCTCATCAGCGGCGACACCGTGCCCACCGAGAACGTTCTGAAGTTCGGCGAAGGCGTCGACGTGCTGGTGCACGAGGTCGCCGACTTCGAGGATCCGACTGCGCTGCCCAGCGTGTACGCGCACCACACGAACCCGCAGCAGGCAGGCGACATCTTCGAGCAGACCCAGCCGAAGATGGCCGTGTACAGCCACATCGTCAACGGCATCCCCGGCCGCGTCCCCGGCATCTCGGAGGAGACGCTCATCGAACGCACCCGGGAGAACTACGACGGCCCGCTGACCGTCGGCACCGACCTGATGACCTTCCTCATCACCGACGACGAGGTGCAGGTCGACAACTGA
- the bsh gene encoding choloylglycine hydrolase codes for MCTAANYTAKDHYFGRNLDLEYSYREAVTVTPRNFPFEFRKVPPLKTHHAMIGMATVAEGYPLYYDATNEKGLSMAGLNFPDNADYKPVSEDGTNVASFEFIPWVLGQFETVAQVRDALADVRIVDIAFSEEFPPSPLHWIISDRDESITVESVAEGLKVHDNPIQVLTNNPTFDIQLFNINNYMSLSVDPPEPRFSKEIPFDTYSRGLGAVGLPGDLSSMSRFVKAAFTKVNSVSGESESEAISQFFHILGSVEQQRGCVRLDDKYEITIYSSCCNTHKGIYYYRTYENSQITGVDMHKEDLDGSNLASYPLVKSQQVLMQN; via the coding sequence ATGTGCACAGCCGCCAACTACACCGCCAAGGACCACTATTTCGGCCGGAATCTCGACCTCGAATACTCCTACCGGGAAGCGGTGACGGTCACGCCGCGGAACTTCCCGTTCGAGTTCCGTAAGGTGCCGCCACTGAAGACGCATCACGCCATGATCGGCATGGCGACGGTAGCCGAGGGTTATCCGCTCTACTACGACGCGACCAACGAGAAGGGCTTGAGCATGGCGGGGCTGAATTTCCCCGACAATGCCGACTACAAGCCCGTTTCGGAGGACGGGACGAACGTCGCGTCGTTCGAGTTCATCCCCTGGGTGCTCGGACAGTTCGAGACCGTCGCGCAGGTGCGGGACGCGCTTGCGGACGTGCGCATCGTCGACATTGCGTTCAGTGAGGAGTTCCCGCCGTCCCCGCTGCACTGGATCATTTCCGACCGGGACGAGTCCATTACCGTCGAATCCGTCGCCGAGGGCTTGAAGGTCCACGACAACCCGATCCAGGTCCTCACGAACAATCCGACCTTCGACATCCAGTTGTTCAACATCAACAACTACATGAGTCTGTCGGTCGATCCACCCGAGCCGCGCTTCTCGAAGGAGATCCCCTTCGATACTTACAGTCGCGGCCTCGGTGCTGTGGGGTTGCCGGGAGACCTGTCCTCGATGTCGCGTTTCGTCAAGGCCGCCTTCACCAAGGTGAATTCGGTATCGGGCGAATCGGAGTCCGAGGCGATCAGCCAGTTCTTCCACATTCTCGGTTCCGTGGAGCAACAACGCGGATGTGTTCGGCTCGACGACAAATACGAGATCACCATCTACTCGTCGTGCTGCAACACCCACAAGGGCATCTACTACTACCGCACCTACGAGAACAGCCAGATCACCGGCGTGGACATGCACAAAGAGGATCTTGACGGGAGCAATCTGGCGTCGTATCCGCTGGTGAAGAGCCAGCAGGTCCTCATGCAGAACTGA
- a CDS encoding sugar transferase, translated as MTTVDDRGLDPSDAPRGAPKRAPADASPGTGVNRWKWQNAYVKRLYVTDALVVVLSVLLAQWVRFGYEELLLAGEGAALEYSLTSATIIVAWLGALSLFRTRSRRVIGAGYDEYQRVISATLAMFGTIAIIALITNQQIARGFLAIALPVGLAGLLLSRWVWRKVIARKRARGEFRTSVLVVGGARAVRHMARTFSRKDGEGYRVVGVCVPRYSGAPGDVIDVDGREITIYGDEHSVVEALELSGADTVVVTATETLGSEGLHDLVWQLEPLDTDLVVATGVVDVAGPRIEMRPVAGLPLIHVEKPSYHGAKRSGKRIFDLVFAGAALVALAPVFAVVALLIKLEDRGPIFYKAERIGIDGTPFGMIKFRSMVTNADKMVDTLLAQNEGAGPLFKMKDDPRVTRIGKIMRRFSIDELPQFLNVIRGEMSVVGPRPPLRREVEAYDGRVKRRLLVRPGVTGLWQVSGRSDLSWDESVRLDLSYVENWSMVSDVLIIGKTVKAVLASDGAY; from the coding sequence ATGACGACGGTCGATGATCGAGGGCTCGACCCGTCCGACGCTCCGCGGGGTGCACCGAAACGTGCCCCCGCGGACGCGTCGCCCGGCACCGGCGTCAATCGATGGAAGTGGCAGAACGCCTACGTGAAGCGGCTCTACGTCACGGATGCGCTCGTCGTTGTGCTGTCCGTGCTGCTGGCGCAGTGGGTGCGATTCGGATATGAGGAACTCTTGCTCGCCGGGGAGGGCGCAGCACTCGAGTACTCGTTGACGTCCGCGACCATCATCGTTGCGTGGTTGGGCGCACTAAGCCTCTTCCGCACTCGGTCGCGTCGCGTCATCGGCGCCGGCTACGACGAGTATCAGCGGGTCATTTCGGCGACGCTCGCCATGTTCGGCACCATCGCGATCATCGCGCTCATCACCAACCAGCAGATCGCGCGTGGCTTCCTTGCTATTGCGTTGCCGGTGGGTCTTGCCGGTTTGCTGTTGTCGCGGTGGGTGTGGCGGAAGGTCATCGCGCGCAAGCGCGCTCGCGGTGAGTTCCGTACCTCGGTGCTGGTGGTCGGTGGTGCTCGGGCGGTGCGGCACATGGCGCGCACCTTCTCCCGTAAGGACGGGGAGGGTTACCGCGTCGTCGGGGTGTGCGTGCCCCGCTATTCGGGTGCCCCGGGTGATGTGATCGATGTCGACGGCCGGGAGATCACCATCTACGGCGACGAGCACTCGGTCGTCGAAGCACTCGAGTTGTCGGGGGCGGACACGGTGGTGGTCACCGCCACCGAAACCCTGGGTAGCGAGGGTCTGCACGATCTGGTGTGGCAGCTCGAGCCGCTCGACACCGACCTGGTCGTCGCCACGGGGGTGGTGGACGTCGCGGGTCCGCGGATCGAGATGCGCCCGGTGGCCGGTCTGCCGTTGATCCATGTGGAGAAGCCGAGCTATCACGGGGCGAAGCGGTCGGGGAAGCGGATCTTCGATCTGGTCTTCGCCGGCGCGGCGCTGGTGGCGTTGGCGCCGGTGTTCGCGGTGGTCGCGCTGTTGATCAAGCTCGAGGATCGGGGTCCGATCTTCTACAAGGCCGAGCGCATCGGTATCGATGGCACGCCGTTCGGGATGATCAAGTTCCGGTCGATGGTCACCAACGCCGACAAGATGGTCGACACCCTGTTGGCGCAGAACGAGGGTGCGGGTCCGTTGTTCAAGATGAAGGACGACCCCCGCGTCACCCGTATCGGCAAGATCATGCGCCGGTTCAGCATCGACGAACTCCCTCAGTTCCTCAACGTCATTCGCGGGGAGATGAGTGTGGTGGGTCCGCGTCCGCCGTTGCGGCGGGAGGTGGAGGCCTACGACGGTCGGGTCAAGCGTCGTCTGCTGGTGCGTCCGGGTGTGACCGGGCTCTGGCAGGTCAGTGGCCGGTCGGATCTGTCGTGGGACGAGTCGGTGCGCCTGGACCTGTCGTATGTGGAGAACTGGTCGATGGTCTCGGATGTGTTGATCATCGGTAAGACCGTCAAGGCAGTGCTCGCCAGCGACGGCGCCTACTGA
- a CDS encoding IclR family transcriptional regulator: MSTLQTLDRGLRALDIVSQRPGGISIAELSAELEVARAIGYRIVATLEAHSLVARTQDGRIRLAVGAALLGSRFRPRLREVAQPLLRDLAQQTSATAFLSTLEGDECVVIAVAEPDTGILRVGYRVGTRHPVSKGAAGLAILAGRPASDSDTDAVRRAREDGFSITAGELEHGAVGVAASVRSPLDHEGVGFEASVGVVAIEGLDTDVAAAAVVATAARINSLLDT, encoded by the coding sequence TTGAGCACCCTCCAGACCCTTGATCGCGGTCTACGTGCGCTGGACATCGTGTCCCAGCGACCGGGGGGAATTTCGATCGCGGAACTCTCGGCCGAGTTGGAGGTCGCTCGGGCCATCGGTTATCGAATCGTCGCGACCCTCGAAGCGCATTCGCTCGTGGCCCGAACACAGGACGGCAGGATCAGACTTGCCGTCGGAGCCGCTCTTCTCGGTTCACGCTTCCGCCCCCGCTTGCGCGAAGTGGCGCAACCGCTCCTGCGAGACCTGGCTCAGCAGACGTCGGCCACCGCCTTTCTATCGACTCTCGAGGGTGACGAGTGCGTCGTGATTGCGGTGGCCGAACCCGATACGGGCATCCTCCGAGTGGGCTACCGAGTCGGTACGAGGCATCCGGTATCCAAGGGCGCGGCCGGTCTCGCGATCCTCGCCGGCCGCCCTGCATCGGATTCCGACACCGACGCCGTCCGACGTGCACGCGAGGACGGTTTCAGCATCACCGCCGGCGAGCTCGAGCACGGCGCTGTCGGCGTGGCAGCCAGCGTGCGCTCCCCCCTCGACCATGAGGGCGTGGGATTCGAGGCGAGCGTCGGCGTTGTCGCGATCGAAGGTCTCGATACCGATGTTGCGGCAGCCGCCGTTGTGGCGACCGCCGCACGGATCAACAGCCTGCTCGATACCTGA